The Pirellulales bacterium nucleotide sequence CTGGGCCCAAGCAATTGCCGCGCGCTTAGGGATAGCCGTCGACGGCGACGCGGCTGTCTCACACGACAAATTGTTGACCGCGATCGTCGGCGACTTGACGGAACATCGCGGCCGCTCGCTCGTCGTGGCCGGCGACCGTCAACCGGCCGGCGTGCATCTGCTGGCGCATGCCATGAACGACCGATTAGGGAATGTCGGGCAGACGGTGAGTTACCTTCCTGCGAACGAGTTGCCAAGCGCGGGAGCGATGCAGTCGCTTGCCGAACTGACGGCAGAAATGGCACGCGGCAACGTAGATTGTCTGGTGGTGCTCGGCGGGAACCCAGCACTGACGGCTCCTGCCGACGTGCCGCTGGTCGAGTCGCTCGCGCGAGTTCCTTTACGAATTCATGTGAGCCTGTACGAAGACGAAACTTCTCACCTGTGCCATTGGCACTTGCCCGAGGCCCATTATCTGGAAGCGTGGTCGGATGCCGTGGCCTACGACGGAACCGCCTCGATCGCGCAGCCCTTGATCGAGCCATTGTACGAGGGACGCTCGCTGCACGAAGTACTGGGGCTGCTTATTGACGGTCGCGAAACGGCGGGACGCGACATCGTCCGCGAAACCTGGCGCGATCATTGGCATGATGTGGCATCGGCCGAGGCATTCGAGCAGCGCTGGCAAACTGTGTTGCACGATGGCGTGGTTCCCGATTCGAGGCGCGAGCCGAAATCCGTGCGACTCGCTGAGAATTGGCAGCAACAACTCTCAAAGCCGAGAGCCCTGCCAGCGACTGCGCCTGCGATCGATAGCGACGACCTGGAACTCGTTTTCCTGCCCGACCCGACGATTTACGACGGGCGCTTTGCGAACAACGGTTGGCTGCAGGAACTGCCGAAGCCGGTGACTCAATTGACATGGGGCAATGCGGCGATCATGAGTCCCGCCACGGCCCGGCGACTGGGCCTGGCCCAGGGAACCTACGCGCATGGCGGCGAGCATGGCGGCTATCACATGCCGGTTGTGGAATTGCAATTAGACGGTCGAGCGGTGCGAACGCCCGGCTGGGTGATGCCGGGCCATGCCGACGGAACGGTGACCGTTTATTTGGGCGGCGGTCGGCGGCGGGCCGGTCGCATCGGCGGCACAGCCAAGGAAACGATCGGCAGTGACGTCTATCCCCTGCGGCAATCCGCGGCGCCCTGGTTCGCGTCGGGCCTGAAAGTTGTCGTCACCGGGGAACGTGAATTGGTGGCCTGCACCCAGCGTCATCACGCGATGGAGGACCGGCACGTGGTCGTTTCGGCCACGCTCGGCGAGTACCGTGCCGAGCCGGATTTCGCCACGCGCGAGCAGCGGCGCGAACGAGCGCAAATGCTGATCGGCGCGCACGAGCCGTTGACGCTTTATCAGGCGTACGACTACGAAGCGCCCAAGCATAAATGGGGCATGTCGATCGACCTCACGGCATGCGTGGGCTGCAACGCCTGCATCGTCGCTTGCCAAGCGGAGAATAACATTCCCGTCGTCGGCAAGGAGCAAGTGGCGGCCGGCCGCGAGATGCACTGGCTGCGCGTCGATCGATATATCGAAGGAGCGGCGGACGCACCCGAGGCTTTCCATTTTCAACCGCTCCCCTGCATGCACTGCGAGAATGCCCCCTGCGAATATGTTTGTCCCGTCGAGGCCACGGTACATAGCGCCGAAGGCTTGAACGACATGATTTACAACCGCTGCGTGGGGACGCGCTTTTGTTCCAATAATTGCCCGTATAAAGTCCGACGTTTCAATTTCCTGGCCTACGCCGATTTCCAGACCGAGACATTGCGATTGCAATACAACCCCGAGGTCACGGTTCGCTCGCGCGGCGTGATGGAGAAGTGTACGTACTGCGTGCAGAGGATTCGCCGGGCGGAAATCGACGCTGACGTCGAACAGCGATCGATCGTCGACGGCGAGGTGCTGACCGCTTGCCAGGCGGCCTGCCCGACGCAGGCCATCGTATTCGGCGACATCAATGACGCGGCGAGTGTCGTGAAGGGGTCGAAAGAGTCGCCGCTCCAGTATGCGCTGCTGGAAGACCTGAACACCGTGCCGCGGACGACGTACCTGGCCGCGCTGCGCAACCCACATCCCGATCTCGAAGGAGTCTGACATGGCAAACGCCGCGCGGCCCGCCGAGGTGCTGGAGACGGCAGCGTCGCTGCAGCACCCCGACTATGTGCCGCGCGGCCACGATTGTCAGTCCGTCACGGCGACGATTAGCGGCATCGTGCTCGAGCGACCCACGGGCTTGGGCTGGTTAGCGGCTTTCGCGTCGAGTAACGCGCTGCTGCTGGTGTTTCTGGCCGTCGTCGGCTATTTGCTCATGATGGGGGTCGGAATTTGGGGGCTCGACATTCCCGTGGCCTGGGGTTTTGCCATCACGGACTTCGTGTGGTGGATCGGCATCGGGCACGCCGGGACGCTGATCTCGGCGATCTTGCTGTTGCTGCATCAGCGCTGGCGGACCTCGATCAATCGCATTGCCGAGGCCATGACAATCTTCGCTGTCATGTGTGCGGGCATGTTCCCCCTGTTGCACATGGGGCGCCCGTGGTTTTTCTATTGGCTGCTGCCCTATCCGAATACGATGCGACTGTGGCCGCAATTCCGCAGCCCGCTGATTTGGGACGTATTCGCGGTCAGCACCTATTTCTCGGTGTCGCTAGTGTTCTGGTACATGGGAATGCTTCCGGATCTGGCGACGCTGCGCGACCGCGCGACCAGTCGTCGCGGCCAGGTTATCTACGGTTTACTGGCGTTGGGGTGGCGGAACTCGGCCCGGCACTGGCAGCGCTACGAGACGACCTACTTGCTATTGGCGGGGCTGGCGACGCCGCTGGTCGTTTCGGTGCACTCGGTGGTGAGTTCCGACTTTGCGGCTTCGATAATGCCTGGCTGGCACGAGACCGTGTTTCCGCCGTACTTCGTCGCCGGTGCGATCTTTTCCGGTTTCGCGATGGTGCTGCTGCTGTGCGTGCCGATCCGGCACATCTATGGGTTGCAAGACTTCATCACGATTAGTCACTTGGAGGTGATGGCCAAGATCGTGCTGGCCACGAGCCTGCTTACATCGTACGGATATCTCAGCGAGCAGTTCCTATCCTGGTTCGGACACGAGACCGCCGAGCGATACGTCTACTGGAATCGCTTAAGCGCGTTCGGCCAATACGCGACGCTGGCGTGGACTGTCTTTTTATGCAACACCGTGGTGCCGCAACTGTTTTGGATCCCGCCGTTGCGCCGCAACCAGTTTGTGCTGTGTTTGGTCTCTCTCGGGGTGCTCATCGGCATGTGGCTCGAGCGCTATGTCATCATCACAACGACACTGCACCGCGATTACTTGCCTTCTTCATGGGGCATGTTTCAGCCCACGATCTATGACTTTCTGACTTTCTTCGGATCGATCGGGCTGTTCCTCACGGCCTTCCTGCTCTTCGCCAGACTCTTGCCGCTGATCTCGATGTCCGAAATGCGCGCGCTGTTGCCCGGGTCGCAGGGACACGAGGAGGGACGATGAACGCCGACTCCTCACTGCACGGCCTAATGGCGGAATTTGCCACGCCCGAAGAGATTCTCGCCGCCACGCGCGCCAGTTGGGAAGCCGGCTATCGCGACATGGACGCGTACACGCCGTATTGCGTCGCAGGGCTGGCAACCGCGCTGGGCATGAAGCGCAGCCGAATTCCGTCGATCGTTTTCTTGGGCGGGGTAACAGGGGCCATGGTCGGCTTCTTCATGCAGTACTACACATCAAGCGTCGATTACCCGCTGAATGTCGGCGGGCGGCCGCTGAACAGTTGGCCGGCGTATGTACCGATCACGTTCGAGGTATTGGTGCTGGTGGCGTCATTTGCGGCGGTGCTGTCGATGCTGCTGCTGAACGGTCTGCCGCGGCTTCATCACCCGGTGTTCAACGTGCCCGGCTTCGCCCGCGCCAGCCAGGATCGTTTCTTCCTGTGCATCGAGGCCACTGACCCCCAGTTTGATCGCGAACGGACAGGGCAGTTCTTGCTCGGGCTATCGCCCACGGGCGAAGTGACCGAAGTTCCGCTGGAAATCCTGACCGAGCCGGAACCGGTGGACGACGCGGCGCGGCCCGCGGCCCCCGTGATTGGCGAGCCTGTCCCGCTGAGCTGAAGGATCCGCCGACGTATGCATGCTGATTTTAAACTGCCGCGCCCTGATGCAGGCGATTACTCGCCCTGGCCTGCGATGTTCCTCGTCGTGGCTCTGACCAGCGTGGGATGCCAACAGAAGATGGCGGATCAGCCGAGCTTCAGACCCGACGAGCCGAGCAGTTTCTTCGCTGACGGCACCTCTTCGCGCCGACCCGTGGCAGGAACGGTAGCCCGGGGGCACTTACGCACGGATGTCGCGCTTTATTTCGGCCGTCGTGCGCTACCCGAGGAACCGGACACTCGATCGACAACGGCGCCGAACGTTGCGACCGACGCGACGGCGCCGTCACTGCTGAAGGTCGAAGCGGCGCAGTTCGCCGACACGGTCGACGAATTCCCGTTCTCCGTCACGCGTGAATTGGTCGAGCATGGGCGGAACCGATACATGATCTACTGCGTCGTTTGCCATGATGCCGCCGGCACGGGACAGGGAAAGATTGTCCAGCGCGGCTATACGCGTCCGCCCTCCTATCACATCGATCGGCTCCGCGAGGCTCCGGTCGGCTATTTGTATCGCGTCGTGGCCGAGGGCTACGGCTCGATGCCGTCCTACGCCGGGCAGATTCCACCGCGCGATCGTTGGGCCATCGTGTCGTATGTTCGCGCGCTGCAGTTGAGCCAGCATTTCCCGCTCGACAACCTGCCCGAAGACTTGCGCCGGCAACTCGACGCCGGCGCGCAAGTGGCCACGGTCGGAGGGGCACCATGAATCTGCTGCGTCCTGACGCATTGGGTCGACTGGCCGGCTACCGTCGTGTGGCGCTCGTCATCGGTGCCATGGCGATGGTGATTGCGGTCGTCGGTGGCTTGTCTGATCCCGCGCAGTTCTTTCGCGCCTACCTGGTCGGCTGGCTGTTCTTCTTCGGGCTGGCGATGGGGTCGCTGGCCCTGTTGATGATCTACCACCTTACCGGGGGCGCCTGGGGATTTTTGATTCGCAAGACCCTGGAGCGCGCCGTCGGCACGATGCCGCTGGTGGCCGTTGGATTCGTCCCGCTGGCGCTTGGCGCGCATTATCTTTATCCGTTTGCGCAGGCCGATGTTGTCGCGAGCAACGAACTGGTCCGCTTCCAGCAGCGCTACTTGAGCGTTCCGCTCTTTGCGGTGCGTGCCGCCGGTTTCTTTGTGCTGTGGCTGCTCTTGGCGTGGTGCCTGCGCGGCTGGTCGAGGGCCGAAGATCGTACCGGGGACGCGCGTTATGCGCGGCGCTGCGAGAATCTGAGTGGGCCGGGCCTGGTCGCATTCGGTATTACGATGCATTTCGCGGCGATCGATTGGGTCATGTCGCTGCAGCCGGCGTTTCATTCCACGATATTCGGCCCCCTGGCCGTGTCGGGGCAAATACTTTCGGCGCAGGCGTTCGCGATCTTCATGCTCGCGGCGCTGAGTCGGCAGCCAGCGATCACGGAGAAGATTTCGGCGAAGGCGCTCACCGACCTGGGAAATCTGTTGCTGGCCTTCCTCATCGTGTGGGCCTACCTGTGCTGGTTTCAGTACATGTTGATCTGGATCGCCAACCTGCCGGTCGATGTCATTTGGTATGTCCCCCGGCTCGGCCGAGGTTGGCAGGCGGCGACGCTACTGATGGTCTGTTTTAGTTTTGCAATTCCGTTTTTGCTGCTGTTGTGGCGCATAGTGAAGCAAGACCTGCGTCGTATGAGCCTGCTCGCCGCCTGGATTCTGGTCACGCAGTTAGTCTTCGACGACTATCTCGTAACGCCTCCTTTTGCCGCTTCCGGATTCGGCCAGCGGTGGATGGAACTTGTGGTGCCGATTGGAATTGGCGGGCTGTGGAGCGCCTGGCTGTTGGTCGGGATCGAAACCTGGTCACCCCTTCCCTTGCACGATGCCAACGAGTCCTCGGCCGCGCGGCTGCGCGCTTCCGACGAGCACGAAGCGGCCTGGGAGGAGCTCTTCTCGCATGGCTAAAAAACGGCGTAAACGAGACGATCGCGTGCTCCCGGCGCAGGAAATTCCCGCGGGCGCCGCCGCGCCTACCGCGGCTGCGACGGGGGATGAATCGGCCGAGCAGCACCAGTCGCATCCGGACGTTCAATACGAACGCCGCGATGTCAAGTTTCCCGGCGTAATGATCGTGGTCATCGTCGGATTGATCTGTGGCGCGCTCGACTTCTACGTCGTCTGGACGCTGTTTGCAGGCAGGCAGCAGACGTTGAGCGAGGAAAACGTTTCGCGCTTTCCGCTGGCCGTGCGCTCGGAATCGGCCCTTCCGAACGCGCCACGGCTGGAGCAGATCGACCGCCTCGCTGCGCACGATACCGCCACGGACACCCAGCAGCCGGCCTCGGCCGAACAGTTGCTCTCGACGTTGGGTCGCACGGCCGAGGATGGGTTTGTCCACATACCGATCGAACGAGCTATGGAGCTGGTCGTTGACAAATTGTCGGTTCGCACCGCGCGCACGAGCCCCGGAAAGGATCGCGGCTTAATCACCGCGGGAGAATCGAATTCCGGCCGTCTATTTCGTGAGGCCGCGCCATGATGCACACGATTCTTTGCCTGGTGCTTGTGCTGGCCGCTTTGCCGATCGCAAAGCTGCGCGCTGAATCGGCGCTCCCCCGCGCCGTGCGCGACGTGGGATTCGATCAAAAGCTCGACCAGCCGGTTCCACTCGATTTGCCGCTTGTTGACGAGTCGGGCAATCCTGTGCAGCTGGGCGATTACTTTCACGGCAAGCCCGTCATTCTGGTGCTGGCCTACTATCGCTGCCCGATGCTCTGCACGCTGGTGCTCAACGGCCTGGTGCGAGGGCTGATCGACGTGTCGTTTGACGCCGGTAAAGAGTTCGAAGTCGTTACGGTCAGCATCGACGCGCGCGAGACACCGCAACTGGCCGCCGAGAAAAAACGGACTTACGTCGATCGTTATGGTCGTGCGCCGGACGGCGCGGGCTGGCACTTCCTGACGGCTTCTCAGGCCACGATCGATGAGATCACGCAGGCCGTTGGATTTCGTTATAAGTACGACCCGCTGCGCGACGAGTTTGCTCATGCCAGCGGGATCGTCGTCCTCACGCCGCAGGGGAGAATCTCGCGTTACTTTTACGACGTCAAGTTCTCGCCGCGCGATCTGCGCCTGGGGCTCGTCGAGGCTTCGCAGAACAAGATCGGATCGCCGATCGATCAGATTCTGCTGCTGTGCTTTCATTACGATCCCAACGAGGGCAAATACGGCGCGACGATCATGGCGATGGTCCGCTTGGGCGGCGTGCTGACGATGCTCGGGCTGAGTGGTCTGCTGTGCTTTCTTTGGAAACGGACGCCTCGCCAGCAGCCGCGCGCGGTGGGCGATGGCGAGCCGATCGCTTCATCGGAGCAGGAGGAATCGTGCGCGGCAGCCTTTCGTACTCACGGAGCCACGGGCCTAGAGGGGGGGCGATGAATACCGACATCGCAATTTTCCCCCCGCAAGCCTCGGTCACTGCCGAGCATGTTGATCGCCTGTTGTTATTCCTCACCGCGGTGTGTGGCGCGATGGGGCTGCTTGTCGCGGTGTTATTGGTTTTCTTCTCGATTCGCTATCGCCGCCGGGCGGGGGAAATCGGATCACCGCCGGCGACGGAGTCGAATCTGCTGCTGGAATGGGCCTGGACGATCGCGCCGCTGGGCGTCTTCGCCGTGATGTTTCTATGGGGGGCCGAGGTCTACGTCCGGGCCTACTACGCGCCCGACGACGCGGCGCCGATCTACGTCGTGGCCAAACAGTGGATGTGGAAAGTGCAGCATTCCGAAGGACAGCGCGAGATCAACACGCTGCACGTGCCGGTTGGGCGGCCCGTCAAATTGCTGCTGACATCCGAGGATGTGATCCATAGCTTCTTTGTGCCGGCGTTTCGCTTGCACATGGACGTCCTGCCCGATCGGTATACGTCGACGTGGTTCGAGGCCACGCAGCCGGGCACCTACCATCTGTTTTGCTCGCAATACTGCGGGACGTCGCACGCCACGATGATCGGGCAGGTGATCGCGATGCGGCCGGCTGAATACCAACAATGGCTGGCCTCGAGCGCCGAAGGTTCGTTGGCATTACAGGGACGAAAAGTCTTTCTCAAGCATCGCTGCGTCAGTTGCCATAGCGCCGACGAAAACGCCCGGGCTCCCGACCTTGAAAGCCTGGCGAATCGACCTGTGCAATTGACCTCTGGCGTGACGGTAACCGCCGGCGAGCAATACCTGCGCGAATCGATATTGCACCCCGGCGCGAAAATCGTGGCAGGTTATCAGAACATCATGCCGACGTTCGCCGGGCTGTTGAACGAAGAAGAGGTGAACGCCCTGGTGGCGTTCATCGGGTCGCTCAAGACCGGCGGCACGCCTTCCCGCGTGGAGACATTCCCGCCGCCCGTTCGCATCGAGGCGCAAAACGAAGCCGTCCGGGATTTGCCAGGCGCGGAGGATCGAGAGCCATGAGCACCACCACCACGCGGCGCATCGTGGTCGCGCCGCAGCCGCCACGACGACCAGAGACCTATTTGAACGTCAGCCGTGGCTTGCTGTCCTGGCTGTTGACCAAGGATCATAAGCGGATCGGGCTGATGTTCCTGGTGTCGGTGACGGTGATGTTCTTCATTGGTGGGTTTGCGATTGCCATCGCGCGGCTTAACTTGCTGACGCCCGAAGGGGGGCTGGTCGAAGCGGACACCTACAACCGATTGTTCACGCTGCACGGCGTGATCATGGTGTTCTTCTTCCTGGTGCCCGTCGTCCCGTCGGCCCTGGGAAACTTTGTGCTACCGATGATGATTGGCGCCAAAGATCTGGCGTTTCCCCGATTGAATTTGCTGAGTTGGTATCTGTTCACGCTCGGCGCGATGTGGACGTTGTATGCCATGATTGGCGGCGGCCTGGACACCGGCTGGACGTTTTACACTCCCTACAGCACGCAATCGTCGCATTACAACGTCGTGCCGACGATGATCGGCGTGGTCATCGCCGGATTTTCCTCGATGCTGACCGGTCTGAATTTCGTCGTGACGGTGCATTGGCTACGCGCGCCGGGAATGACCTGGTTCCGGCTGCCGATCTTTGTCTGGACACTGTATGCCACGAGTCTGATTTTTTTGCTGGCCGTTCCGGTGCTGGCGATGGCCCTGCTGCTGGTCGTGGTCGAGCGTGTGGCGCAGGTCGGCATCTTCGACCCGGCGCTGGGGGGCGACCCGTTGCTCTTTCAACACTTGTTCTGGTTCTATTCACACCCGGCGGTGTACATCATGATTCTGCCAGGCATGGGTATTGTGAGCGAAGTCATCCCGTGCTTTGCCCGCAAGCGATTGTTCG carries:
- a CDS encoding TAT-variant-translocated molybdopterin oxidoreductase; the encoded protein is MSCRKNMGQRLTELQNQASSARGKQLWRSLEELAESQEFQCLVADEFPSQASIWPDAFSRRKFLTLMGASLALGGVSGCSIRPAPSTEIVPYVRRPEELVPGRPLFFATTMMLAGDAVGLLVESYMGRPIKIEGNPDHPASLGATSPAHQASLLTLYDPDRSPAVTYSGQPRTWSDATAALRTALTLQESRQGAGLRIITESVSSPTFARQMADLFKRYPQAKWCMHDAVDRSAAHEGSRLAFEEVLNPCYEFGRADVVLALDADFLCSGPGHLRYARDFTARRRVRTSRDNAPNAAMNRLYMLETAVSCTGAKADHRLAVRGRDIAPWAQAIAARLGIAVDGDAAVSHDKLLTAIVGDLTEHRGRSLVVAGDRQPAGVHLLAHAMNDRLGNVGQTVSYLPANELPSAGAMQSLAELTAEMARGNVDCLVVLGGNPALTAPADVPLVESLARVPLRIHVSLYEDETSHLCHWHLPEAHYLEAWSDAVAYDGTASIAQPLIEPLYEGRSLHEVLGLLIDGRETAGRDIVRETWRDHWHDVASAEAFEQRWQTVLHDGVVPDSRREPKSVRLAENWQQQLSKPRALPATAPAIDSDDLELVFLPDPTIYDGRFANNGWLQELPKPVTQLTWGNAAIMSPATARRLGLAQGTYAHGGEHGGYHMPVVELQLDGRAVRTPGWVMPGHADGTVTVYLGGGRRRAGRIGGTAKETIGSDVYPLRQSAAPWFASGLKVVVTGERELVACTQRHHAMEDRHVVVSATLGEYRAEPDFATREQRRERAQMLIGAHEPLTLYQAYDYEAPKHKWGMSIDLTACVGCNACIVACQAENNIPVVGKEQVAAGREMHWLRVDRYIEGAADAPEAFHFQPLPCMHCENAPCEYVCPVEATVHSAEGLNDMIYNRCVGTRFCSNNCPYKVRRFNFLAYADFQTETLRLQYNPEVTVRSRGVMEKCTYCVQRIRRAEIDADVEQRSIVDGEVLTACQAACPTQAIVFGDINDAASVVKGSKESPLQYALLEDLNTVPRTTYLAALRNPHPDLEGV
- a CDS encoding cytochrome c → MHADFKLPRPDAGDYSPWPAMFLVVALTSVGCQQKMADQPSFRPDEPSSFFADGTSSRRPVAGTVARGHLRTDVALYFGRRALPEEPDTRSTTAPNVATDATAPSLLKVEAAQFADTVDEFPFSVTRELVEHGRNRYMIYCVVCHDAAGTGQGKIVQRGYTRPPSYHIDRLREAPVGYLYRVVAEGYGSMPSYAGQIPPRDRWAIVSYVRALQLSQHFPLDNLPEDLRRQLDAGAQVATVGGAP
- a CDS encoding SCO family protein, giving the protein MMHTILCLVLVLAALPIAKLRAESALPRAVRDVGFDQKLDQPVPLDLPLVDESGNPVQLGDYFHGKPVILVLAYYRCPMLCTLVLNGLVRGLIDVSFDAGKEFEVVTVSIDARETPQLAAEKKRTYVDRYGRAPDGAGWHFLTASQATIDEITQAVGFRYKYDPLRDEFAHASGIVVLTPQGRISRYFYDVKFSPRDLRLGLVEASQNKIGSPIDQILLLCFHYDPNEGKYGATIMAMVRLGGVLTMLGLSGLLCFLWKRTPRQQPRAVGDGEPIASSEQEESCAAAFRTHGATGLEGGR
- a CDS encoding DUF3341 domain-containing protein produces the protein MNADSSLHGLMAEFATPEEILAATRASWEAGYRDMDAYTPYCVAGLATALGMKRSRIPSIVFLGGVTGAMVGFFMQYYTSSVDYPLNVGGRPLNSWPAYVPITFEVLVLVASFAAVLSMLLLNGLPRLHHPVFNVPGFARASQDRFFLCIEATDPQFDRERTGQFLLGLSPTGEVTEVPLEILTEPEPVDDAARPAAPVIGEPVPLS
- the nrfD gene encoding NrfD/PsrC family molybdoenzyme membrane anchor subunit → MANAARPAEVLETAASLQHPDYVPRGHDCQSVTATISGIVLERPTGLGWLAAFASSNALLLVFLAVVGYLLMMGVGIWGLDIPVAWGFAITDFVWWIGIGHAGTLISAILLLLHQRWRTSINRIAEAMTIFAVMCAGMFPLLHMGRPWFFYWLLPYPNTMRLWPQFRSPLIWDVFAVSTYFSVSLVFWYMGMLPDLATLRDRATSRRGQVIYGLLALGWRNSARHWQRYETTYLLLAGLATPLVVSVHSVVSSDFAASIMPGWHETVFPPYFVAGAIFSGFAMVLLLCVPIRHIYGLQDFITISHLEVMAKIVLATSLLTSYGYLSEQFLSWFGHETAERYVYWNRLSAFGQYATLAWTVFLCNTVVPQLFWIPPLRRNQFVLCLVSLGVLIGMWLERYVIITTTLHRDYLPSSWGMFQPTIYDFLTFFGSIGLFLTAFLLFARLLPLISMSEMRALLPGSQGHEEGR
- the coxB gene encoding cytochrome c oxidase subunit II, giving the protein MNTDIAIFPPQASVTAEHVDRLLLFLTAVCGAMGLLVAVLLVFFSIRYRRRAGEIGSPPATESNLLLEWAWTIAPLGVFAVMFLWGAEVYVRAYYAPDDAAPIYVVAKQWMWKVQHSEGQREINTLHVPVGRPVKLLLTSEDVIHSFFVPAFRLHMDVLPDRYTSTWFEATQPGTYHLFCSQYCGTSHATMIGQVIAMRPAEYQQWLASSAEGSLALQGRKVFLKHRCVSCHSADENARAPDLESLANRPVQLTSGVTVTAGEQYLRESILHPGAKIVAGYQNIMPTFAGLLNEEEVNALVAFIGSLKTGGTPSRVETFPPPVRIEAQNEAVRDLPGAEDREP
- a CDS encoding cbb3-type cytochrome c oxidase subunit I, whose translation is MSTTTTRRIVVAPQPPRRPETYLNVSRGLLSWLLTKDHKRIGLMFLVSVTVMFFIGGFAIAIARLNLLTPEGGLVEADTYNRLFTLHGVIMVFFFLVPVVPSALGNFVLPMMIGAKDLAFPRLNLLSWYLFTLGAMWTLYAMIGGGLDTGWTFYTPYSTQSSHYNVVPTMIGVVIAGFSSMLTGLNFVVTVHWLRAPGMTWFRLPIFVWTLYATSLIFLLAVPVLAMALLLVVVERVAQVGIFDPALGGDPLLFQHLFWFYSHPAVYIMILPGMGIVSEVIPCFARKRLFGYTFVAYSSLSIAAFGFLVWAHHMFVAGISLYSALVFSSLSFLVAVPSAIKVFNWTATLYRGSIVFETPMLFALGFVALFTVGGLTGLFLATLGIDMHVHDTYFVIAHFHFIMVGGMVMAYMAGLHYWWPKMTGRMYSQWWSRLSALIIFVGFFLTFLPQFVVGYNGMPRRYHRYVPEFQVWNVLSTAGASILSVGYVLPLCYLLWSLWYGRRAGPNPWHATGLEWQTPSPPPQDNFDVTPVVVRDPYEYHLEKAQNEV